Proteins co-encoded in one Lentisphaerota bacterium genomic window:
- the bamA gene encoding outer membrane protein assembly factor BamA — protein sequence MRYTVKIHAGLDVRFRRREVATVCREQQRSTGMRLTKWVAVAVLAAVTAGAQVIQEVAVRQLEGFTADTSDVLTMCGSKKGAELSQAVLFDDVRRLNDSQRFSYAGVEIAEVENGVKVIYVVRRRFRLAAPVDVQGMSAVSRSKVRDWLGLKEGAYIDEQLLGVRCSKVRDEYMKRQYPNVQVTGQIGSVDAATGAVTVTVTITEGEKIVLSGFLFTGNTVFSASALKSVFKQYNWWDPRNWFSDRMYDEQQFEDAREGMLALYREHGYLDVAIAPVKLEPLPDNPRKVRAAYEITEGPSYTLGTFAIEGVTLFPVEQVQKFAAISSGENAGAPVVAAIKRVREYFTSRGYVDAFVRTTIDTPPETPGVANVQLQVTEGERVLLRNIVINGNTRTQDKVIRREILVMPGDEADAVRIERSVNRLRNLNYFSEVRESLVATETNTVRDLVVNVTEQRTGNFMIGAGFSTIDSVMGFVEVSQNNFDILNWPSFTGGGQKARLGAEIGSNRQTIEANWIQPWLFDRPMALQIDAYRRMNSYDEYDDLRSGAAVGIVYPVKVGKIGFKQTLEQVSLDDVLFLNGNAYAFADGTEFVYANPESGLNSMLRMYWTHDTRNKPFVPTRGMETTVFGEVGGSILGGEYDVYKTGFQIRKWYELPWKGGHVLSLRARLETVDAYGADDVPLNERLYLGGGRTIRGFEYRSVGPKVTADGVTWHPIGGQTLSFASAEYTIPLFKALRFATFADVGSLDADAFSPGFSDYAASIGFGLRVDIPGFPIRVDYARPIVQPDNTEEQAFIFWIGFE from the coding sequence ATGCGGTACACTGTCAAAATTCATGCGGGTCTGGATGTCCGGTTTCGGCGGCGGGAGGTTGCGACCGTCTGTCGGGAACAACAAAGGAGCACGGGAATGCGTCTGACAAAATGGGTGGCAGTGGCAGTGTTGGCGGCCGTTACGGCGGGCGCCCAGGTTATTCAAGAGGTCGCGGTGCGCCAGTTGGAAGGCTTTACTGCCGACACCAGCGACGTGTTGACGATGTGCGGCTCAAAAAAAGGCGCCGAATTATCGCAGGCGGTCTTATTTGACGATGTGCGCCGGCTGAACGACTCGCAGCGCTTCTCCTATGCCGGCGTGGAAATCGCCGAGGTTGAGAACGGCGTGAAAGTGATCTACGTGGTCCGGCGTCGTTTCCGTCTGGCCGCTCCCGTTGATGTGCAGGGGATGAGCGCGGTCAGCCGGTCCAAGGTGCGCGACTGGCTCGGGCTGAAGGAGGGCGCCTACATTGACGAGCAGCTTCTCGGCGTCCGCTGCTCCAAGGTGCGCGATGAGTACATGAAGCGGCAATACCCCAACGTGCAGGTCACGGGGCAGATCGGTTCGGTTGACGCAGCCACTGGGGCGGTTACCGTCACCGTGACCATTACCGAGGGGGAGAAGATTGTGCTGTCGGGGTTTCTCTTCACAGGCAACACGGTGTTTTCGGCCAGCGCGTTGAAGAGCGTCTTCAAGCAATACAACTGGTGGGACCCCCGGAACTGGTTCAGCGATCGGATGTATGATGAACAGCAGTTCGAGGACGCACGCGAAGGGATGCTGGCGCTCTACCGCGAGCATGGCTATCTCGACGTTGCCATTGCGCCGGTCAAGCTGGAGCCGCTTCCGGATAACCCCCGGAAGGTGCGCGCGGCTTATGAGATCACAGAGGGGCCCTCTTACACGCTGGGCACGTTCGCCATTGAGGGCGTGACGCTCTTTCCGGTTGAGCAGGTTCAGAAATTTGCCGCGATCAGCAGCGGCGAAAATGCCGGCGCGCCGGTCGTCGCCGCGATCAAGCGGGTGCGCGAGTATTTCACGTCGCGCGGATACGTCGACGCCTTTGTGCGCACGACGATCGACACGCCGCCCGAAACGCCCGGCGTGGCCAATGTCCAGTTGCAGGTCACTGAAGGCGAGCGGGTCTTGCTCCGCAACATCGTCATCAACGGCAACACCCGCACCCAGGACAAGGTCATCCGCCGTGAGATCCTCGTCATGCCCGGCGACGAAGCTGATGCCGTCCGGATTGAGCGCAGCGTGAACCGCCTGCGCAACCTCAATTATTTCAGCGAGGTGCGCGAATCGCTGGTCGCGACCGAAACCAACACCGTGCGGGATCTCGTCGTCAACGTGACCGAGCAGCGCACCGGCAACTTCATGATCGGCGCTGGTTTCTCGACGATCGATAGCGTCATGGGCTTTGTTGAAGTCTCGCAGAACAACTTCGACATCCTCAACTGGCCCAGTTTCACGGGCGGCGGCCAGAAGGCTCGCCTGGGCGCAGAGATCGGCTCCAACCGTCAGACCATCGAGGCGAACTGGATCCAGCCGTGGCTGTTTGATCGTCCGATGGCGCTGCAGATCGACGCCTACCGCCGGATGAACAGCTATGATGAATATGACGACTTGCGCAGCGGCGCAGCGGTCGGCATCGTGTATCCGGTCAAGGTCGGTAAAATCGGCTTCAAGCAGACGTTGGAGCAGGTCAGTCTGGATGACGTACTCTTCCTGAACGGCAACGCCTATGCTTTTGCGGATGGGACGGAGTTCGTTTACGCCAATCCCGAATCCGGGCTCAACAGCATGTTGCGCATGTACTGGACCCACGACACCCGCAACAAACCGTTCGTGCCGACCCGCGGCATGGAGACCACGGTGTTTGGCGAGGTCGGCGGCTCGATTCTCGGCGGCGAGTACGACGTGTATAAGACGGGCTTCCAGATTCGCAAATGGTATGAATTGCCGTGGAAGGGCGGGCATGTGCTGAGTCTGCGGGCCCGGTTGGAGACGGTTGACGCGTACGGCGCGGATGACGTGCCGCTTAACGAGCGGCTCTACTTGGGCGGCGGCCGCACCATTCGAGGCTTTGAATACCGGAGCGTGGGGCCGAAGGTGACGGCAGACGGCGTTACCTGGCACCCCATCGGCGGGCAGACGCTGTCCTTCGCTTCAGCGGAATACACGATTCCCCTCTTCAAGGCGCTGCGTTTCGCCACGTTTGCTGATGTGGGCAGTCTGGACGCCGATGCCTTCTCGCCCGGCTTTTCGGATTACGCCGCGAGTATCGGCTTCGGTCTGCGCGTCGACATTCCCGGTTTTCCGATCCGCGTCGATTACGCGCGGCCGATTGTTCAGCCGGACAACACAGAAGAGCAGGCGTTCATTTTCTGGATTGGTTTTGAATAA
- a CDS encoding tetratricopeptide repeat protein, with protein sequence MPEVRTDAIPAVTQKLFEKGFSAFERGNLDIAVDLLARCVVEAPTFARARRFLRIVEIQRVKKTGKKGLLRHLADLAGWPAYLAGKFALRQGKADQALAAAEKLMAVNPLNPAFLAHFVNAARLANLLDAAVATLELAVDASPDHAVLLRELGDLYSEVGNFRMARRVYGRVVALRPHDAATAKLLKDVEAHDSMQSGGWEDTTGTQDSYRSLIKDQAVAKAQDIQAKAVVGGNDLETLVAEQRAAIAKDATNINAYRALLRVYRQNKKYPEAIAVAEEALAVNTADPELDRVLSELKALDFDARIAALKEAGAAGEAGALEAKRNQFVFDDMLARVARYPNDLRLRYELGLQHFEKGAWDDAIQQFQLAQRSPRERTDALYYLARCFRQKGQTDLATMQLETVLEQVPTMDETRKRVLFELGEIAEAAGETARALALYKEIYGADIAYRDIGDKMTRLYKTTPRA encoded by the coding sequence ATGCCAGAGGTGCGAACGGATGCGATCCCCGCTGTGACGCAAAAGCTCTTTGAGAAGGGTTTTTCGGCGTTTGAGCGGGGCAATCTGGATATTGCGGTCGATCTGCTGGCGCGCTGCGTGGTGGAGGCGCCCACGTTCGCCCGCGCCCGGCGGTTTCTCCGCATCGTCGAGATCCAGCGAGTGAAGAAGACCGGCAAAAAGGGGCTGCTGCGCCATCTCGCAGATCTGGCCGGATGGCCCGCCTACCTCGCGGGAAAATTCGCGTTGAGGCAGGGCAAGGCCGATCAGGCGTTGGCGGCCGCCGAGAAGCTCATGGCTGTCAACCCGTTGAATCCCGCCTTTCTGGCGCACTTTGTTAACGCGGCGCGACTGGCCAATCTGCTGGACGCGGCCGTGGCAACGCTCGAACTGGCGGTGGACGCCTCGCCCGATCACGCGGTTCTATTGCGGGAGCTGGGCGATCTCTACAGCGAGGTCGGCAATTTCCGCATGGCCCGGCGCGTCTATGGACGGGTGGTGGCCTTGCGGCCGCATGACGCGGCAACCGCCAAACTGCTCAAGGATGTAGAAGCCCACGACTCGATGCAAAGCGGCGGCTGGGAGGATACGACGGGCACACAGGATTCGTATCGGAGCTTGATCAAGGATCAGGCCGTGGCCAAGGCGCAGGACATTCAGGCGAAGGCCGTCGTCGGTGGCAATGACTTGGAGACGCTGGTGGCAGAACAGCGCGCCGCGATTGCCAAGGATGCCACCAACATCAATGCCTACCGTGCGCTCCTGCGCGTGTACCGGCAGAACAAGAAATATCCCGAGGCGATCGCGGTGGCGGAAGAGGCGCTGGCGGTCAACACTGCGGATCCCGAGCTGGATCGTGTGCTGAGTGAACTGAAGGCGCTCGATTTCGACGCGCGGATCGCCGCGCTGAAAGAGGCGGGCGCCGCCGGGGAGGCGGGTGCGCTTGAGGCGAAACGCAACCAGTTTGTATTTGACGACATGCTGGCCCGCGTCGCCCGCTATCCGAACGACTTGCGGTTGCGTTACGAATTGGGGCTGCAGCATTTCGAGAAAGGCGCCTGGGACGATGCCATCCAGCAGTTCCAACTGGCGCAACGGAGTCCGCGGGAACGCACGGATGCGCTCTATTACCTCGCACGCTGCTTCCGGCAGAAAGGTCAGACCGATCTGGCCACCATGCAATTGGAGACGGTCCTGGAGCAGGTGCCCACGATGGATGAGACGCGCAAGCGGGTGCTTTTTGAGCTGGGCGAAATCGCCGAAGCCGCAGGTGAAACCGCTCGCGCGCTCGCACTGTACAAGGAGATCTACGGCGCCGACATCGCCTATCGTGACATTGGCGACAAAATGACCCGGCTGTACAAGACGACCCCGCGCGCCTGA
- a CDS encoding beta-ketoacyl-ACP synthase (FabF, beta-Ketoacyl-ACP synthase II, KASII; catalyzes a condensation reaction in fatty acid biosynthesis: addition of an acyl acceptor of two carbons from malonyl-ACP; required for the elongation of short-chain unsaturated acyl-ACP.), with product MPTRHTPDRTPVITGLGAVTPVAVTVAGLWDALLAGTDGISTLDRFDTGGMACTRAGLIRGYAPPQAARPPASLAEAFARGAAAEAVAQAGLLPGDGATVIAASNFGALDTGEEALAGAAADPRCASLAHGSVTRGVTDSLGLGGPPITLSLSCASGAAAIAYAAGRISRGDLERAVVIGFDALSRCAWSGLCSLRTMTSDVVRPFDLNRSGTIFSEGAAALVIESAASAARRGAEPLARLLGWATGNNGFHMTAPAPLGAGSVQVMREALLHAGVSPDAVDHFNAHGTGTKPNDVTEFQAIETLFGARARSLPVTANKAALGHMLGAAGAVEAVIAVLTLLRQTIPPTLHFETADPACPVNLVTAPQTVALDFVLSNSAGFGGCNAALLLAGRTDWPKVEH from the coding sequence ATGCCCACACGACACACACCGGATCGAACCCCCGTGATCACCGGCCTCGGCGCGGTCACCCCCGTCGCCGTGACCGTGGCGGGTCTATGGGATGCGCTCCTGGCCGGCACCGACGGCATTTCGACGCTGGACCGTTTTGACACGGGCGGGATGGCCTGCACCCGCGCGGGGCTGATTCGCGGCTATGCGCCGCCGCAGGCCGCCCGGCCGCCCGCAAGCCTGGCCGAAGCCTTTGCCCGCGGCGCCGCCGCCGAAGCTGTCGCGCAAGCGGGTCTGCTGCCGGGCGATGGCGCAACGGTGATCGCCGCCTCGAATTTCGGCGCGCTCGACACAGGCGAGGAGGCGCTGGCTGGTGCCGCCGCCGACCCACGCTGCGCCAGCCTCGCACACGGATCGGTCACCCGTGGTGTCACCGATAGCCTCGGCCTCGGAGGTCCGCCGATCACCCTGTCGCTCTCCTGCGCCTCGGGGGCGGCCGCCATCGCCTACGCCGCCGGACGCATCAGCCGCGGGGACCTGGAGCGTGCTGTGGTGATCGGCTTCGACGCCCTCTCACGCTGCGCCTGGTCGGGACTCTGCTCGCTGCGCACGATGACCTCGGATGTCGTTCGGCCGTTCGACCTGAACCGCTCCGGCACGATCTTCTCCGAAGGCGCTGCGGCCCTGGTCATCGAATCGGCCGCCTCGGCTGCCCGCCGTGGAGCCGAGCCGCTCGCCCGCCTGCTCGGCTGGGCGACCGGAAACAACGGATTTCACATGACCGCTCCCGCGCCCCTGGGCGCGGGTTCTGTGCAGGTCATGCGTGAGGCCCTCCTGCACGCGGGCGTTTCGCCGGATGCGGTCGACCATTTCAATGCGCACGGCACGGGCACCAAACCCAACGACGTCACTGAATTCCAAGCGATCGAGACCCTTTTCGGCGCACGCGCCCGCAGCCTTCCGGTCACGGCCAACAAGGCGGCGCTCGGCCACATGCTCGGCGCGGCCGGCGCGGTCGAGGCCGTGATTGCCGTGCTCACCCTGCTGCGCCAGACGATTCCGCCGACCCTCCATTTTGAGACCGCCGACCCCGCGTGTCCGGTCAATCTGGTCACCGCCCCGCAAACCGTCGCGCTGGACTTCGTGCTCTCCAATTCCGCCGGATTCGGCGGCTGCAACGCCGCCCTGCTGCTGGCCGGCAGGACCGACTGGCCAAAAGTAGAACATTAG
- a CDS encoding purine-nucleoside phosphorylase, whose product MAPDRDTAVFNAAFQALPAAFCERVPDCALILGSGWSDALAPERVLARLPYADIPGLGASTVSGHSGELLLCTLAGRRVVAFCGRRHWYEGHGWTPVVLPVELIRRLGCQTLLITNAAGGITPALNPGSLLVLTDHLNLTGLSPLTGPLVPGWGLRFPDQTAVYTPLFRARLHAAAAEIGCDLTDGVYVFSPGPAYETPAEIRAFAALGADVVGMSTVPEAMVAHSAGIGVAAVSCVTNMAAGTGGRTLAHAEVIAEMQRVQPLLARLIHAFVRR is encoded by the coding sequence ATGGCACCCGACCGGGATACGGCCGTTTTTAATGCGGCCTTTCAGGCCTTGCCGGCCGCATTCTGCGAGCGCGTTCCCGACTGCGCGCTGATCCTCGGGTCGGGCTGGAGCGATGCGCTCGCGCCCGAACGTGTTCTGGCGCGCCTCCCGTATGCGGACATCCCCGGTCTCGGCGCCAGCACGGTGTCGGGCCACTCGGGCGAGCTTCTCCTCTGCACGCTCGCCGGACGGCGCGTGGTGGCCTTTTGCGGCCGCCGCCACTGGTACGAGGGGCACGGGTGGACGCCCGTGGTCCTGCCCGTCGAGCTCATCCGTCGCCTCGGCTGCCAGACCCTGTTGATCACCAATGCCGCAGGCGGAATCACCCCCGCGCTCAACCCCGGCAGCCTTCTCGTCCTCACCGACCACCTCAACCTCACGGGCCTCTCTCCCCTGACGGGGCCCCTCGTTCCGGGCTGGGGTCTGCGCTTCCCCGATCAGACCGCCGTTTACACCCCCCTCTTTCGCGCCCGGCTCCATGCCGCTGCCGCCGAGATCGGATGCGACCTGACAGACGGAGTCTACGTCTTCTCGCCCGGCCCCGCCTACGAAACGCCGGCCGAGATCCGCGCGTTTGCCGCCCTCGGGGCTGATGTCGTCGGCATGTCCACCGTGCCCGAGGCGATGGTCGCCCATTCCGCTGGCATCGGCGTCGCCGCCGTCAGTTGCGTCACCAACATGGCCGCCGGAACCGGCGGACGAACCCTCGCCCACGCCGAGGTCATCGCCGAGATGCAGCGTGTCCAGCCCCTACTCGCCCGCCTCATCCATGCCTTTGTTCGCCGCTGA
- a CDS encoding 3-isopropylmalate dehydratase small subunit — MTAEGTVFRYGDNVDTDVIIPARYLTTSDPAELAAHCMEDIDATFVKRVKTGDMIVADANFGCGSSREHAPIAIKAAGISCVIAKSFARIFYRNAINIGLPILECPEAAAAIQAGHTVWVNFDSGSITDKTTGKTFTAAAFPPFMKELIACGGLVEYVKARRAAR, encoded by the coding sequence ATGACTGCCGAAGGAACGGTTTTTCGCTACGGCGACAATGTGGACACCGACGTGATCATCCCCGCCCGCTACCTCACCACGTCAGACCCTGCGGAGCTGGCCGCGCACTGCATGGAGGACATCGATGCGACGTTTGTGAAGCGGGTGAAGACGGGCGACATGATCGTGGCCGACGCCAATTTCGGCTGCGGCTCGTCGCGCGAGCACGCGCCGATCGCCATCAAGGCGGCGGGCATCTCGTGCGTGATCGCCAAAAGCTTCGCGCGTATCTTCTACCGCAACGCCATCAACATCGGACTGCCGATTCTCGAGTGTCCAGAAGCGGCTGCGGCCATTCAGGCGGGGCACACGGTCTGGGTGAATTTCGACAGCGGCTCAATCACCGACAAAACCACCGGAAAAACATTCACGGCGGCGGCCTTCCCTCCTTTCATGAAGGAACTGATCGCATGCGGTGGACTGGTGGAATATGTCAAGGCGAGGCGCGCAGCCCGGTAA